The sequence below is a genomic window from Propionispora hippei DSM 15287.
CAGCCTGCTTTTATCGCGTTTTGGAGCTTGACCCGGACAATTCCTATGCCTATAACAATCTTGGCTTATTATGGATGGATGCGGGCGACCGGGAACAGGCGGCAGCCTGTTTTCGCCGGTCCATTGCGCTTGATCCTGAGCAAGCTGCTGTTTACAATAACCTGGGCACCGTATTAGAGGAACAATATTGTCTGGTTGAGGCGGAGGCCGCCTACCGTCGTGCTGTTGAGCTAAGACCTAATTATCCGGAAGCACAATATAATCTGGGACGGTTTTTGAAAGTGCTTCAGCGCCTGGAAGAAGCGATTCCCTATCTTCAGCGGGCGGTTGCCTTGCGCCCCGGTTATATGGAGGCTGGCTATTCACTGGCCAGCTTATATCTGCAACAGGGTCAATTCACTAAAGGGTGGGGTTTATATGAACAGTCGCGGCGCCGGAGATATGGCAGCCGTTATTTCTCGGCACCCCACTGGCAGGGAGAAGCCCTAGCAGGGCGGAGGATTTTATTGTACTGGGAGTATGGTTTTGGCGATACCCTCCAGTTTGTCCGGTATGTCGCCTGCATAGAGGCACTGAAGGCTAAAGTGGATCTGTGGGTGCAGCCGCCGCTGGCTGCTTTACTGGAAAACACTTATCCGGGGTTAGTCATTCATTCAGATGCGGTGGCGCCGGCGGAAAGCTATGATTATGTTTGTTCTTTAATGAGTCTGCCGGTCATTCTGGAAACCTGCCTGGAAAGTATTCCGCCGGCACGGCCATATGTTTTACACTCTAGCGGGGTGGCAGCATCAGCTTGGCGGGAACTGCTGGGAACAATGGCTGGCTGCGGATATAAGGTTGGGTTGGTTTGGGCCGGCAATCCCAAGCATAAAAATGATGATAACCGATCCATCTCTTTTTCACTCTTGTCTCCCCTGCTGGCGGTGCAGGGCATTAATTGGGTAAGCCTGCAGGTTGGCCCGCGGGCGAGCGATCTGGCGGAAATTTGCTGCCCTGTGTTGGATGTTGCTGATCGGCAGGGCAATTTCCTGGATACGGCGAGGCTGGTGGAGCAACTTGACTTGGTGATAACGGTTGATACCTCGGTGGCCCATTTGGCCGGATCGTTGGGGAAAGAGACATGGCTTCTGTTAGCTTTTGACGCCGACTGGCGGTGGCTGTTGGCGCGGGAAGATAGTCCGTGGTATCCTTCGGTCAAACTGTTTCGCCAACGTGAACCGGGTGATTGGCCGGAGGTAGTGGCCCGGGTCAAAACCGCTTTAGAACTTTTGCCGCGGGCAGTCACGCAGGCTGGCCAATATGTGTCCGAGCGATAAGACAGGGTGGGATGTGAACAGATTGGTTAAGGCTAATCCTTCTTTGTTTTAGAGGGAAGTGACAGTGTGTATATAAGTCGCCTCAGGGTAAAGTGGAATACCATAATCAGGAATAGGTGATGGGCAGGATTTTGGCTTTTGGTTGAGGAATTTAACAGAATATATTGCAGTAAGTGAGGAGGATGCAAGACTATGCGGGAATTGTATGTGTGGTTCAGCCAGGGGCTGTATTCCTATAGAAACATTGGACTGCTGCTGTTTCGCCTTGGGCTTGGCGGCATGTTCATGTGGCATGGTTTTCCGAAGATTGCCGGCGGTGTGGAAAAATGGACTGAACTGGGGCAAACGATGGCGGTCTTTGGTATTACCTTTGCGCCGGTATTTTGGGGATTTGGTAGTGCCTTTGCCGAATTTGTCGGGGGTTTCTTGATTGCTGCCGGTTTGTTTTACCGTCCGGCTTGTCTGCTGCTGATCAGTAACTTAAGTATTGCCTTTCTCAGCCAGATGCTGACAGATAAGGGCCTGCTAAAATCATCTCAGTCCCTGGAGGATGGATTTAGCTTTTTGGCCGCTCTTTTTATTGGGCCTGGTAAGTACAGTCTGGATGAATATCTGGGCTTAAATTCTTCGGCCAGTTGGGGAAAAAGAATAATGAAGCCGCATTGGTAAAAAAAGTCCTGCTTTGGCGTACATGCCCAAGCGGGATTTTTTATGTCACTAAAAGCCAGTTAAGACTAATGAATAAGAATATACAGAAAAATAAGCTTTTAGGAGATGGTTGAAGATAATTTGTGGAGGAGCAGCCTTTTTTCTGTCGTATAATAATTATTGTGGAAAACTGGTAATCAGAAGAGAAGGGGTATCCTATGGCGTCAATCCGGCAAGGGGTTGCACAACAAACATATGTTGTTATTACTATTCTAATGACTATAGCGACAATTATTGTCGGAACTTACTATATAGTAAGAG
It includes:
- a CDS encoding tetratricopeptide repeat protein — protein: MTPKNYLDLGIELLKRGDREDAVTAFCLAIKLDSKYVPAYNNLGLVLKDTDRSQEAAACFYRVLELDPDNSYAYNNLGLLWMDAGDREQAAACFRRSIALDPEQAAVYNNLGTVLEEQYCLVEAEAAYRRAVELRPNYPEAQYNLGRFLKVLQRLEEAIPYLQRAVALRPGYMEAGYSLASLYLQQGQFTKGWGLYEQSRRRRYGSRYFSAPHWQGEALAGRRILLYWEYGFGDTLQFVRYVACIEALKAKVDLWVQPPLAALLENTYPGLVIHSDAVAPAESYDYVCSLMSLPVILETCLESIPPARPYVLHSSGVAASAWRELLGTMAGCGYKVGLVWAGNPKHKNDDNRSISFSLLSPLLAVQGINWVSLQVGPRASDLAEICCPVLDVADRQGNFLDTARLVEQLDLVITVDTSVAHLAGSLGKETWLLLAFDADWRWLLAREDSPWYPSVKLFRQREPGDWPEVVARVKTALELLPRAVTQAGQYVSER
- a CDS encoding DoxX family protein, with product MRELYVWFSQGLYSYRNIGLLLFRLGLGGMFMWHGFPKIAGGVEKWTELGQTMAVFGITFAPVFWGFGSAFAEFVGGFLIAAGLFYRPACLLLISNLSIAFLSQMLTDKGLLKSSQSLEDGFSFLAALFIGPGKYSLDEYLGLNSSASWGKRIMKPHW